The Crocosphaera sp. UHCC 0190 DNA window AGCAATCACCGTTGAGCCATGTTTCATTGGGCCAGGTTCTCTGCTAATATTACCACCTTGTTCCCGAATTTTTTCACAGGTTCCATAGATATCATCAACCCCAATGGCGATATGTCCATAGGCGTTTCCTAATTCGTAGGAATCCACACCCCAATTATAGGTTAATTCAATGACTGCGGTGTCAGATTCATCGCCATATCCCACAAAAGCAAGGGTAAATTTGCCTCCTGGATAGTCTTTTTGACGAATTAATTTCATTCCTAAGATATCACAGTAAAATTGTAGGGATTCTTCGAGATTATTAACTCGTAACATGGTATGTAAAAGACGCATGAGTAATATTTCCTCCTTAATTTATGGGTTGTTCTTGACCCTTACCATTTATCTTATCATCCGTAAACCAAACTTTTTGTTGAGGGATAGGTAAGGGTAAACCTTGACGATCAAATTCAACTTTTAAGCGACGACGAAATTCTCTGGAGACATCCCATTGTTTGAGGGGTTTAGTTTTAATCCAAACCCGAACAATTAACCCCCTTTCCTCAAAATTATCGACTCCTAAAATTTCAGGATTTTCTAGAATGTCTGACCGCCAAATT harbors:
- the gloA gene encoding lactoylglutathione lyase, which translates into the protein MRLLHTMLRVNNLEESLQFYCDILGMKLIRQKDYPGGKFTLAFVGYGDESDTAVIELTYNWGVDSYELGNAYGHIAIGVDDIYGTCEKIREQGGNISREPGPMKHGSTVIAFVEDPNGYKVELIQLVTQGSTEKETAAAGANS